Proteins encoded by one window of Girardinichthys multiradiatus isolate DD_20200921_A chromosome 14, DD_fGirMul_XY1, whole genome shotgun sequence:
- the cnpy3 gene encoding protein canopy homolog 3: MMFGVYWSVLFVISSVGAAKTDGDDDWVHLPNRCEVCKFVSIEMKSAFDETGKTKAVIESNYNFIDGKGAPPVKYVKSDLRFIEVVENVCQRLLEYNLHKERTGSNRFAKGMSETFSTLHGLVNKGVKVVMDIPYELWNETSAEVADLKKQCDVMVEQYEEVIEDWYKGNQEEDLTTYLCEKHVLKGGDKACLSEDWTPRKKGDQAAIAEDKKKKKKKGGKKGGGGGETGDGNSEGEKTTKKKKKKDKKVKKKKKSKAPVEKTDAGLTSDEEIQPQVPLSGQKTEL; this comes from the exons ATGATGTTCGGCGTGTACTGGTCGGTTTTGTTCGTAATTTCGTCGGTTGGAGCAGCTAAAACTGACGGAGACGATGACTGGGTTCATCTTCCCAACAGATGTGAAG TCTGCAAGTTCGTCAGCATCGAGATGAAGTCGGCTTTCGACGAGACGGGCAAGACCAAAGCAGTCATCGAAAGCAACTATAACTTCATAGATGGGAAGGGGGCGCCGCCGGTTAAATACGTCAAGTC AGATCTCCGATTCATCGAGGTTGTAGAGAATGTGTGTCAGAGGCTGCTGGAGTACAACCTGCACAAAGAGAGGACCGGCAGCAACCGCTTCGCCAAG GGCATGTCTGAGACCTTCTCCACCCTTCATGGCCTGGTGAACAAGGGAGTGAAGGTGGTGATGGACATTCCCTACGAGCTGTGGAACGAGACGTCCGCGGAGGTTGCCGACCTCAAGAAgcag TGTGATGTGATGGTGGAGCAGTACGAGGAGGTGATTGAAGACTGGTACAAAGGAAACCAGGAGGAAGACCTGACCACTTACCTGTGTGAGAAACATGTTCTGAAAGGAGGGGACAAAG CCTGCCTGAGTGAGGACTGGACTCCAAGGAAAAAAGGAGACCAGGCGGCTATTGCAGaggacaagaagaagaaaaagaagaaaggagGCAAGaaggggggaggaggaggagagacgGGAGATGGAAACTCAGAGGGAGAGAAGACgaccaagaagaaaaagaagaaggacAAGAaggtgaagaagaagaaaaagagcaaAGCTCCGGTGGAGAAGACAGATGCAGGGCTGACGTCAGATGAGGAGATCCAGCCACAGGTGCCTCTTTCTGGGCAGAAGACGGAGCTGTGA